A stretch of Bifidobacteriaceae bacterium DNA encodes these proteins:
- a CDS encoding ABC transporter ATP-binding protein — MPTSSIAQPAINRPLAGHARTGVEDGGGRTASAAVRVRGLTKVYGAGEAAVHALRGVDLDVGRGELTAIMGPSGSGKSTLLHVMAALDRPSAGEVDLEGIGLARATGRQLTALRRDRLGFVFQEFNLVPTLTAWENITLPLEIGHKAYDMVWLDHLVDTLGLRERLKHRPAQLSGGQSQRVACARALAARPAVVFADEPTGNLDSAAAHDVLAFLRRAVDELGQTVVMVTHDPGAAGWADRVVFLADGRIVGERTNPTREDVLAFLGGAGAEESRAGGLAAGVSAAQDSRSVAGVESTGAASKGPAAARLGSGTRTV; from the coding sequence ATGCCCACCAGTTCAATCGCCCAGCCCGCAATCAACCGGCCCTTGGCGGGCCACGCGCGAACGGGGGTGGAAGACGGAGGCGGGCGGACGGCATCGGCGGCTGTGCGGGTGCGCGGGCTGACCAAGGTTTACGGTGCCGGGGAGGCGGCGGTCCACGCCCTGCGCGGGGTGGACTTGGACGTGGGGCGGGGCGAGTTGACCGCGATCATGGGGCCGTCCGGCTCCGGCAAGTCGACGCTGCTGCACGTCATGGCGGCGTTGGACCGGCCGAGCGCGGGCGAGGTCGACCTGGAGGGGATCGGGCTCGCCCGCGCCACGGGCCGGCAGCTGACCGCGCTGAGGAGGGACCGGCTGGGCTTCGTCTTCCAAGAATTCAACCTGGTGCCCACGCTGACGGCGTGGGAGAACATCACGTTGCCGCTGGAAATTGGGCACAAAGCCTACGACATGGTCTGGCTGGACCACCTGGTGGACACGCTGGGGCTGCGGGAACGGTTGAAACACCGGCCCGCGCAGTTGTCCGGCGGGCAGAGCCAGCGGGTGGCGTGCGCGCGGGCGCTGGCGGCCCGGCCGGCGGTGGTGTTCGCCGACGAGCCGACAGGGAACCTGGATTCGGCCGCCGCCCACGACGTGCTCGCGTTCTTGCGCCGGGCGGTGGACGAACTGGGCCAGACGGTGGTCATGGTCACGCATGATCCGGGCGCGGCGGGGTGGGCCGACCGGGTGGTGTTCCTGGCGGACGGCCGGATTGTGGGCGAGCGGACCAACCCCACGCGGGAAGACGTGCTCGCGTTCCTGGGCGGCGCGGGCGCGGAGGAGTCGCGGGCCGGCGGCCTGGCGGCCGGCGTTTCCGCAGCGCAGGATTCCCGTTCGGTCGCTGGGGTGGAGTCAACGGGGGCGGCGTCCAAGGGCCCCGCCGCAGCCCGCCTCGGCTCGGGCACGCGGACGGTTTGA
- a CDS encoding type II toxin-antitoxin system PemK/MazF family toxin, protein MTVQAGEVYYADLDPAHGTEQHGTRPVVVISAVTMGPRAIIVPATTKRRDWPTRVRINLYGTASDAMCEQVRAIDIGRLAPERYAVIPPDALAEIRETVARLIGVY, encoded by the coding sequence GTGACGGTCCAGGCGGGCGAGGTCTACTACGCCGATCTCGATCCAGCCCACGGCACCGAGCAACACGGCACCCGCCCTGTGGTGGTCATCTCCGCCGTCACAATGGGGCCCCGTGCGATCATCGTGCCCGCGACCACGAAGAGGCGCGATTGGCCCACCCGCGTGCGCATCAACCTGTATGGGACGGCCAGCGACGCGATGTGCGAACAGGTGCGGGCCATCGACATCGGCCGCCTGGCGCCTGAACGTTACGCAGTCATCCCACCCGACGCGTTGGCGGAAATCCGGGAAACCGTGGCCCGCCTAATCGGCGTGTACTGA